Proteins from a genomic interval of Chitinophagales bacterium:
- a CDS encoding GNAT family N-acetyltransferase, with amino-acid sequence MLFTIETDRLKLGILNEGYASLVLDFHLRNRTYLKPWSAKRGEDYYTLEKQAVNLHLQSEDFKQGKGLRFHLFKKNHPEKIIGNVGISNIIRGVFWSCHLGYQIDKEERNQGLMTEALKEVIRYVFEELQLHRIEANIMPRNLPSIEVVKKLGFENEGYAKKYLKINDTWEDHYHFVLLNEAVE; translated from the coding sequence ATGCTTTTTACAATAGAAACAGACAGGTTAAAATTGGGCATATTGAATGAAGGTTATGCCTCTTTAGTACTTGATTTTCACCTCCGAAACCGAACATATCTAAAGCCGTGGTCTGCCAAAAGAGGAGAGGATTATTATACACTTGAAAAACAAGCAGTCAATCTGCACCTTCAATCTGAAGACTTCAAACAAGGAAAAGGTCTAAGGTTTCACCTCTTCAAAAAAAACCACCCCGAAAAAATAATTGGCAATGTCGGTATTTCCAACATTATCAGAGGAGTATTTTGGTCTTGTCATTTGGGCTACCAAATAGACAAAGAGGAACGCAATCAAGGACTGATGACGGAGGCATTGAAGGAAGTGATTCGCTATGTTTTTGAAGAACTTCAATTGCATCGAATAGAGGCCAATATCATGCCCCGAAACTTACCTTCCATTGAAGTGGTCAAAAAATTAGGCTTTGAAAATGAGGGGTATGCTAAGAAATATTTGAAGATAAACGATACTTGGGAAGACCACTACCACTTTGTTTTGCTGAATGAGGCGGTAGAATGA
- a CDS encoding type III pantothenate kinase, producing the protein MLIVIDLGNTNVVIGVYENGAWTHEWRMETQIGQSGEVYQQQLHTKIEETNLDIRSVRQIIMSSVVPALTDVIVDSAVKVFGVAPYLIGTKTYPHLPLHLPSSEEIGTDLVANAMAAMTHFPNRNCVVVDFGTALTFTTVSKEGKLLGVAIAPGIKTTIKALFLNAAQLPEVPLVVPDSVMGTNTFHAIQAGILIGFEGLVSHLLKRHRAELKEDCVVIATGGLSGVLENLKPEYDLIDRKLTLDGLRIIAELVNRVKDKSL; encoded by the coding sequence ATGCTAATAGTCATAGACCTTGGCAATACCAATGTTGTTATTGGAGTATATGAAAATGGTGCATGGACACATGAATGGCGGATGGAAACCCAAATAGGACAATCTGGTGAAGTCTATCAGCAGCAACTTCACACGAAAATTGAAGAAACGAATTTGGATATACGCTCTGTTCGTCAAATCATTATGAGTAGCGTCGTTCCTGCGCTTACCGATGTGATTGTAGATTCGGCGGTCAAGGTTTTTGGTGTTGCTCCTTACCTGATAGGCACTAAAACGTATCCTCATTTACCCCTTCACCTTCCTTCCTCCGAAGAAATCGGAACAGACTTGGTGGCGAATGCTATGGCTGCAATGACACATTTCCCGAATCGCAATTGTGTGGTAGTGGATTTTGGTACTGCGCTGACTTTCACTACCGTTTCTAAAGAAGGAAAATTGCTGGGCGTTGCGATTGCACCTGGCATCAAAACCACCATCAAAGCTTTGTTTTTGAACGCTGCTCAACTACCAGAAGTGCCTTTGGTCGTTCCTGATTCGGTGATGGGTACAAATACGTTTCATGCCATACAAGCGGGAATTTTGATAGGTTTTGAAGGTTTGGTCAGTCATTTATTGAAGCGACATCGAGCAGAATTGAAGGAGGATTGTGTGGTCATTGCTACGGGTGGATTGAGTGGTGTTTTGGAAAATTTGAAGCCCGAATACGATTTGATTGATAGGAAGTTGACTTTGGATGGTCTGCGGATTATTGCAGAGTTGGTGAACAGGGTCAAAGATAAGTCACTATAA
- a CDS encoding glycoside hydrolase family 3 N-terminal domain-containing protein: MCKFFVGICVLFTAIICQTGAAAQVTSSSASTEYPLAQANWVEMQMKKMNPEERIGQLFMIATYSNKDEGHKQFTANLLKKYNIGGVIFMQGTALQQAQMTNYYQAVSKIPLLVSLDAEWGLNMRLNDTPRFPKQLTLGAIQDNRLIYEMGREIARESKRIGTHVNFAPVVDINNNPNNPVINDRSFGEDKYNVTAKGLAYMQGMEMGGIIACAKHFPGHGDTDTDSHHALPIIKHSLDRLLSVELHPFREMAQRGIGGMMVAHLSVPALDNTPISGTSIGANTPTMPTTLSKRVVTDLLKDQFGYTGLVFTDALNMQGVAKYFEPGIVDVKALLAGNDVLLFSQDVGKGIEEIQKAIKRGEITQEEIDSRVRKILKAKYRVGLHTPESIPLAGIQQDISMPHVELLQQHLYENALTLVQNNRRLIPFNELDKKRFASLSIGVSTLSTFQETLGKYAPFAHHTLKMSDSNAAFDAKFDALKSYDPVVISIHDMSKSFSRNFGISPQALKLIGRLQQVTNVVITVFGSPYSLKNFDNSQTVLMAYEENKMTEDLSAQLLFGAIAAKGKLPITASSNYVYGQGLTTSGGLRLKYTIPEDVGISRDDLQQIDFIAQGAVRNGDTPGCQVLIAKDGKVIYQKSFGYHTYKRRVSVKDTDLYDLASITKVASTIPVLMDLEEQGQLNLYSTLGNNFPELKYTNKSNLFLRDILIHESGLRAWIPFYEETIPIRSKVYKTQPDEQFSIEVAKNMYMDKSYVDKIFSTINDSDLPTVGKYKYSDLGYFYFKKYIENKTGKPLNEYVEQRFYQPLGLSTMGYLPTKRFSNYSIVPSEYDGKWRRQEVNGYVHDMGAAMLGGVGGHAGLFSNANDLAILMQMLLNNGWYGGQRYLNAGTIQKFTSYQKEGNRRGLGFDKPEPNPRNLANTTRKASGETFGHTGFTGTCVWADPQQDLVYVFLSNRTFPNMDNFKLVKSKVRERIHEVVYDAIEKGKERSTDLRF, encoded by the coding sequence TTGTGTAAATTTTTTGTTGGAATATGTGTTTTGTTTACTGCCATCATCTGCCAAACAGGGGCTGCAGCACAGGTAACGTCTAGTTCTGCTTCAACTGAATATCCACTGGCACAAGCCAATTGGGTCGAAATGCAAATGAAGAAAATGAACCCAGAAGAGCGAATTGGGCAGTTGTTTATGATAGCAACTTATTCCAACAAAGATGAAGGACACAAGCAATTTACCGCCAACTTGTTGAAGAAATACAACATTGGAGGAGTGATTTTTATGCAAGGAACGGCACTTCAACAAGCCCAAATGACCAACTATTACCAAGCTGTTTCCAAAATTCCTTTGCTGGTTTCTTTGGATGCTGAATGGGGTTTGAATATGCGTCTGAACGACACCCCAAGATTCCCCAAACAATTGACTTTGGGTGCAATACAAGATAATCGCCTCATTTATGAAATGGGTAGAGAAATAGCCCGTGAATCTAAGCGAATTGGTACACACGTCAATTTTGCACCCGTTGTGGACATCAACAACAATCCCAATAACCCTGTTATCAACGACCGTTCTTTTGGCGAGGACAAATACAATGTGACTGCCAAAGGATTGGCCTATATGCAAGGAATGGAAATGGGAGGTATCATCGCTTGTGCCAAACATTTTCCTGGGCATGGTGATACTGACACCGATTCTCACCATGCACTTCCGATCATCAAACACAGTCTTGACCGCCTATTGAGTGTTGAATTACATCCCTTTAGAGAAATGGCGCAGCGAGGAATTGGCGGTATGATGGTGGCTCATTTATCTGTTCCTGCTTTGGACAATACGCCCATATCTGGAACGAGCATTGGCGCAAATACACCGACCATGCCAACTACTTTGTCGAAACGAGTTGTGACCGATTTGTTGAAAGACCAATTTGGTTATACAGGTTTGGTATTCACCGATGCGTTGAATATGCAGGGAGTGGCGAAGTATTTTGAGCCAGGAATTGTGGATGTAAAGGCACTTTTGGCGGGCAACGATGTATTGCTTTTTTCGCAAGATGTGGGCAAAGGCATTGAAGAAATCCAAAAAGCCATCAAACGAGGAGAAATCACGCAAGAGGAAATAGATAGCCGAGTGCGTAAAATCCTCAAAGCCAAATATCGAGTAGGTTTGCATACTCCTGAATCTATTCCTCTTGCTGGTATTCAACAAGATATATCCATGCCTCATGTGGAATTATTGCAGCAGCATCTGTATGAAAATGCACTCACTTTGGTACAAAACAATCGCCGCTTGATTCCCTTCAATGAGTTGGACAAAAAACGTTTTGCATCTTTATCCATTGGCGTATCTACTTTATCCACGTTTCAAGAAACCTTGGGTAAATACGCTCCTTTTGCACACCATACTTTGAAAATGTCGGACAGTAACGCTGCTTTTGATGCCAAATTTGATGCCTTAAAAAGCTATGACCCTGTGGTCATTAGTATTCACGACATGAGTAAATCGTTCAGCAGAAACTTTGGTATTAGCCCACAAGCACTCAAGTTGATTGGGCGATTGCAGCAAGTGACCAATGTAGTGATTACCGTTTTTGGAAGTCCTTACAGCCTCAAAAACTTCGACAATAGCCAAACGGTTTTGATGGCGTATGAAGAAAATAAAATGACCGAAGACCTTTCTGCTCAGTTGCTTTTTGGAGCGATTGCAGCTAAGGGAAAACTGCCTATCACTGCTTCCTCCAACTATGTGTATGGACAAGGATTGACCACAAGCGGTGGTCTTCGATTGAAATACACCATCCCCGAAGATGTGGGCATTAGCCGAGACGATTTGCAGCAAATAGATTTCATTGCTCAAGGCGCAGTAAGGAATGGCGATACTCCTGGTTGTCAGGTTTTGATAGCGAAAGATGGCAAAGTGATTTACCAAAAGTCATTTGGTTATCACACCTACAAAAGGCGTGTCAGCGTAAAAGATACAGACCTTTACGACTTGGCTTCTATCACCAAGGTTGCTTCTACGATTCCTGTTTTGATGGATTTGGAAGAACAGGGGCAATTGAACTTATACAGTACTTTGGGAAACAATTTTCCAGAATTGAAATACACCAATAAAAGCAATCTTTTTTTACGGGATATTTTGATACACGAATCGGGTTTGAGGGCATGGATTCCGTTTTATGAAGAGACCATTCCGATTCGCAGCAAAGTCTATAAAACCCAGCCTGATGAACAATTTAGCATTGAAGTAGCTAAAAATATGTATATGGATAAAAGCTACGTGGACAAAATATTTTCCACTATCAATGATTCTGATTTACCCACAGTTGGCAAATACAAGTACAGCGATTTGGGTTATTTTTACTTCAAAAAATACATCGAAAATAAAACAGGTAAACCCCTAAACGAGTATGTTGAACAACGATTTTATCAGCCGCTTGGATTGAGTACGATGGGTTATTTGCCTACCAAAAGATTCAGTAATTACAGCATTGTCCCCTCAGAATATGATGGTAAATGGCGACGACAAGAAGTAAATGGATATGTGCATGATATGGGTGCAGCTATGTTGGGAGGAGTAGGTGGACATGCAGGTTTGTTTAGCAATGCGAACGACCTCGCTATTTTGATGCAAATGTTGCTCAACAATGGTTGGTATGGCGGTCAGAGATACCTCAATGCAGGAACTATTCAAAAATTCACATCTTACCAAAAAGAGGGAAATCGGCGTGGCTTGGGATTTGACAAACCTGAACCAAATCCCCGAAACCTGGCAAACACTACCCGCAAAGCATCCGGTGAAACCTTTGGACATACTGGATTTACAGGAACTTGTGTATGGGCAGATCCTCAACAAGATTTGGTATATGTGTTTTTGTCTAACCGCACTTTTCCGAATATGGACAATTTTAAGTTGGTGAAAAGCAAGGTTCGAGAGCGCATTCACGAAGTGGTGTATGATGCGATTGAAAAAGGCAAAGAAAGAAGCACGGATTTAAGGTTTTAG
- a CDS encoding DUF3857 domain-containing protein, with product MKNRLIIKLLCFTLVFSSFNSFAEHELMTWGEIDEEHLKMTAYEPDPDASVLYLGDYGEVFGEDIDYDSYTALKYFIRIKILTEEGLEYASKKLSYYHSQKEEIKYIEAQSFTLQEDGTVKKVVLEKDDIHTEKANEYLSYKVFSIPGAQVGSVIEYRFKKLTDVQVFIDPWYFQGTEPRLWSEIRFMPPKYTSYVTIPTGVLINKMVSEQSNITLGSPNAKGEVYRYYLENIPAFRSEPYTKNLRDYYAKVEFQLHSYVSGTGFTNALFHKWEELIEDLLESDNLGAHLKGNNKLLKEVRPIYENIADTEQKMIAIYDHVRANINWSEDYGLYSYEKLNEVYEKREGSGVQINLLLALMLQDAGIETDLMLISTRNHGAVVKGYPYLLRFNHLICRAKIGDKYHILDAKNKYRPYNIVPQNLVNCTALVLKKPDVEWVEIEPSTTLTETVNVHIKWNDEAEVTAMVMEKNEGYGAVMEQENLDLMGEKEYLNAMIEDWTDGEARNYKFQNKTEPKNLLVAQYEIDSDKFVTGDGTRLYFNTFATTGFSKNPFTLKERLFPIDFNYPLKMVSRFMIDLPKGYKVEDIPESSAITMEGEGATFQVVYSPQPNQVQVISTLQINNVGFSTLEYPALQTFFDKVVEKHAELIVFTKEE from the coding sequence ATGAAAAATAGGCTTATTATCAAACTGTTGTGTTTTACACTTGTATTCTCTTCCTTCAATAGTTTTGCCGAACACGAACTCATGACTTGGGGTGAAATTGACGAAGAACACCTCAAAATGACCGCTTACGAACCCGACCCTGATGCTTCTGTATTGTATTTGGGGGATTATGGAGAAGTTTTTGGGGAAGACATTGACTATGATAGTTATACAGCACTAAAATATTTTATCCGCATTAAAATTCTTACCGAAGAAGGATTGGAATATGCTTCCAAAAAATTGTCCTATTACCATTCACAAAAAGAAGAAATCAAATACATTGAAGCACAGTCTTTCACGCTTCAAGAAGATGGCACGGTGAAAAAAGTAGTGTTGGAGAAAGACGATATTCACACAGAAAAGGCAAATGAATATTTAAGCTACAAAGTGTTTTCGATTCCAGGCGCACAAGTAGGGTCGGTAATTGAGTACCGCTTCAAAAAGTTGACTGATGTTCAGGTATTTATTGATCCGTGGTATTTTCAAGGCACTGAGCCAAGACTTTGGAGCGAAATTCGTTTTATGCCTCCCAAATATACGTCCTATGTGACGATTCCAACGGGTGTACTCATCAACAAGATGGTCAGTGAACAATCAAACATTACGCTTGGTAGCCCGAATGCCAAAGGAGAAGTTTATCGCTACTATTTAGAAAACATACCCGCTTTTCGCTCAGAACCTTACACCAAAAACCTGCGAGATTATTACGCAAAGGTAGAGTTCCAACTACATTCTTATGTATCAGGTACGGGGTTCACCAACGCCCTGTTTCATAAATGGGAGGAGTTGATTGAAGACCTATTGGAGTCGGATAACTTAGGAGCGCATTTGAAGGGGAACAACAAGCTGTTGAAGGAAGTACGACCGATATATGAAAACATAGCGGATACAGAGCAAAAGATGATTGCTATTTACGACCATGTTCGAGCGAATATCAATTGGAGTGAGGATTATGGTTTGTATAGTTATGAAAAACTGAATGAAGTCTATGAAAAACGAGAAGGTTCGGGTGTTCAAATCAATTTATTGTTGGCACTGATGCTGCAAGATGCTGGTATTGAAACAGATTTGATGCTCATTAGTACCCGCAATCATGGGGCAGTGGTTAAAGGTTATCCCTACTTACTGAGATTTAACCATCTGATTTGTCGGGCAAAAATTGGCGATAAATACCATATTTTGGATGCTAAAAACAAATACCGCCCTTACAATATTGTCCCACAAAATCTTGTCAATTGTACGGCTCTTGTGCTGAAAAAGCCTGATGTAGAATGGGTAGAAATCGAGCCAAGTACGACATTGACCGAAACCGTCAACGTGCATATCAAATGGAACGATGAGGCGGAAGTGACGGCAATGGTGATGGAAAAAAATGAAGGATATGGGGCGGTTATGGAACAAGAAAATTTGGATTTGATGGGAGAGAAAGAATACCTCAATGCAATGATTGAAGATTGGACAGATGGGGAAGCAAGGAATTATAAATTTCAAAACAAAACAGAGCCTAAAAACTTGTTGGTTGCTCAATATGAAATCGACAGTGATAAATTTGTGACAGGTGACGGCACTAGGCTTTACTTCAATACCTTTGCAACAACGGGTTTCTCCAAAAATCCTTTCACCTTGAAGGAAAGATTGTTTCCGATTGACTTCAATTATCCCTTAAAAATGGTGAGTCGTTTTATGATTGACCTACCCAAAGGCTATAAGGTAGAGGACATTCCTGAAAGTTCAGCCATTACGATGGAAGGTGAAGGAGCAACTTTTCAGGTCGTTTACAGTCCACAGCCCAATCAGGTTCAGGTAATCAGTACACTGCAAATCAACAATGTAGGTTTTAGCACACTCGAATATCCTGCACTTCAAACGTTTTTTGATAAAGTAGTCGAAAAACACGCCGAGTTGATTGTGTTCACCAAAGAAGAGTGA
- a CDS encoding AAA family ATPase: MRLQSIELKGFKSFAERTVIHFNQNMTGIIGPNGCGKSNIVDAIRWVLGEQKSSSLRLKKMDNLIFNGTQNRKPAGRAEVSLIFENTKNLLPTEFTTVAVTRILYREGNSEYRINNVACRLKDISDLFLDTGIGSDSYAIIELSMIGDILKDKENSRRRLFEQAAGISKYKLRKKETLSKLEATDGDLERVEDLLFEIEANLKTLARQAKRAEKHEKLKSEFRELSIELALYQIADHQKSFAGLQQEQKQEEDKKTKLQTQIHQLEATISEKKQAVLANEQQLGEFQKALNEHVKHLQEQENQKKLLRQNLQFLQEKNTNLQQQITTATQLTNSLQSEIKTLQEKTEIEKSSLDHIQKQLQTFKAAVDTIKTEHQQATANRNLLQRSYRELEKAVFEVEKKMAVQQTQQENLQREIQSNHLRFESQQSELAVFKENWEKAKAEKTAAMTELQQNKSEETELQKQLSQLQKDIDKQQKEANLLNRELDSNRNEYKLTKSLVDSLEGFPDSVKFLKTHKKWQTDAPLLLDILNCEEAYKVALENYLSPHLNSYILEDVETAMQAIDLLQQAQKGKASFFILSDFEEEAGSKKREVGGEKKENEGRKQEVGSEKKENGEPNISLQHQNSNIKNHTSQIIQEETIAATSILKVEKKYEPLLHLLLQNVYILPTSHLSLPTSHLSNINLITQDGRIIRQKASISGGSVGAYEGKRIGRRQQLQQLQKSIKEVEEKQQSLQTAIQSQQNEFHQTRKKLNNKRQLYQHQQTEINKLDNKLVGFRLKVENATKFMGESNDRTESLKNRIEAIGKEVDALQQSLEEKKAELQLQQGKLEESETHFREMETEMQAANQRFNQQNIEFHKQENRLNSIQQNLQFKRKQYQDTQRQLEQNQQILQKGDGESVEIEAKLEVIEGGLGALYDKKTVLEKEVNESETVYYKLRGQVNEMEEEIRTLNRNRNLVEELLTSIKDRTNQLKIQLLSLKERLSFAFKIELNDLLDQSPSGEYEQADLTAKVDKLQSQLERFGEVNPLAVTAYKEMKERYDFIMEQRADLLTAKESLMKTIQEIEVKATDKFMEAFEQIRENFVEVFRSLFTPDDQCDLILQDPNDPLESRIDIIAKPKGKRPQSIDQLSGGEKSLTALALIFGLYLLKPAPFCVLDEVDAPLDDNNLGKYTRLIERFSVDSQFIIVTHRKPTMAAVDVAYGITMQQQGVSMVVPFNFSEWEAEK; this comes from the coding sequence TTGCGATTACAAAGCATTGAATTAAAAGGCTTCAAGAGTTTTGCGGAGCGAACAGTGATTCACTTCAATCAAAACATGACGGGCATCATCGGCCCGAACGGCTGTGGTAAATCCAATATTGTAGATGCGATTCGGTGGGTATTGGGTGAGCAGAAAAGCAGCAGTTTGCGACTCAAAAAGATGGACAACCTCATCTTCAATGGCACTCAAAACCGAAAACCAGCAGGGCGAGCAGAAGTTTCGCTGATTTTTGAGAACACCAAAAACCTACTGCCTACCGAATTCACCACCGTTGCCGTCACCCGCATTTTGTACCGAGAAGGCAACAGCGAATACCGCATCAACAACGTTGCCTGCCGCCTCAAAGACATCTCCGATTTGTTTCTCGACACAGGCATAGGCAGCGATTCCTACGCCATCATCGAACTGTCCATGATTGGCGACATCCTCAAAGACAAAGAAAACTCCCGCCGCCGACTATTTGAACAAGCCGCTGGCATCTCCAAATACAAACTCCGAAAAAAGGAAACCCTCTCCAAATTGGAGGCAACAGACGGAGATTTGGAGAGAGTTGAAGACTTACTTTTTGAAATTGAAGCCAACCTCAAAACCCTTGCAAGACAAGCAAAACGGGCAGAAAAACACGAAAAACTGAAAAGTGAATTTAGGGAACTGAGCATCGAATTGGCATTGTATCAGATTGCAGACCACCAAAAAAGTTTTGCGGGATTGCAGCAAGAACAAAAACAAGAGGAGGACAAAAAAACCAAGCTGCAAACGCAAATCCATCAATTGGAAGCCACCATTTCTGAAAAAAAACAAGCCGTACTTGCCAACGAACAGCAATTGGGCGAATTTCAGAAAGCCCTCAATGAGCATGTCAAACACCTGCAAGAGCAAGAAAATCAAAAGAAACTGCTGCGCCAAAACCTTCAATTTCTGCAAGAAAAAAATACCAATCTTCAACAGCAGATCACCACTGCTACACAGCTAACCAACAGTCTGCAGAGCGAAATCAAAACGCTTCAAGAAAAAACGGAAATCGAAAAAAGCAGCCTTGACCACATCCAAAAACAACTGCAAACCTTCAAAGCAGCCGTTGACACCATCAAAACCGAACACCAACAAGCGACTGCCAACCGAAACCTATTGCAGCGAAGCTATCGAGAGTTGGAGAAAGCGGTTTTTGAAGTAGAGAAAAAAATGGCCGTTCAGCAGACCCAACAAGAAAATTTGCAGCGAGAAATACAATCCAATCACCTTCGATTTGAATCTCAACAAAGTGAATTAGCGGTTTTCAAAGAAAATTGGGAAAAAGCGAAAGCCGAAAAAACGGCTGCAATGACCGAACTTCAACAAAACAAATCAGAAGAAACCGAACTGCAAAAACAACTGAGCCAACTGCAAAAAGACATTGACAAGCAACAAAAAGAGGCCAACCTACTCAACCGAGAATTGGACTCCAACCGCAACGAATACAAACTCACCAAAAGCTTGGTGGACAGTTTGGAGGGATTCCCCGATTCGGTCAAGTTCCTCAAAACCCACAAAAAATGGCAAACCGATGCACCGCTTCTGCTCGATATTCTGAACTGTGAGGAAGCATACAAAGTGGCACTCGAAAACTACCTTTCGCCCCATCTGAACAGCTATATTTTGGAGGATGTAGAAACGGCTATGCAAGCCATTGACCTCTTGCAGCAAGCGCAAAAAGGAAAGGCGAGCTTTTTTATTTTGAGTGATTTTGAGGAGGAAGCGGGAAGCAAGAAGCGAGAAGTAGGAGGTGAGAAGAAGGAGAATGAAGGCAGAAAGCAAGAAGTAGGAAGTGAGAAGAAGGAGAATGGAGAACCAAATATCTCTCTTCAACATCAAAATTCAAATATCAAAAATCATACATCACAAATCATACAAGAAGAAACTATTGCAGCTACCAGCATTTTGAAGGTAGAAAAAAAGTACGAACCACTTTTACACCTCCTCCTTCAAAACGTCTATATCCTCCCTACTTCCCACCTCTCGCTTCCCACTTCTCACCTCTCCAATATCAACTTAATCACCCAAGACGGTCGCATCATTCGCCAAAAAGCAAGCATCAGTGGCGGTTCGGTAGGAGCGTATGAAGGAAAACGGATTGGTCGCCGACAACAATTGCAGCAATTGCAGAAAAGCATCAAGGAGGTCGAAGAAAAACAACAGTCGCTGCAAACCGCCATTCAATCACAGCAAAACGAATTTCACCAAACCCGCAAAAAGCTAAACAACAAGCGACAACTCTATCAACACCAACAAACCGAAATCAACAAACTGGACAACAAATTGGTGGGTTTTCGGCTGAAGGTAGAGAACGCCACTAAGTTTATGGGTGAAAGCAATGACCGCACCGAAAGCCTAAAAAACCGCATTGAAGCCATCGGCAAAGAGGTGGACGCATTGCAGCAAAGTTTGGAGGAAAAAAAAGCGGAACTGCAATTGCAGCAAGGAAAATTGGAGGAAAGTGAAACGCATTTTCGGGAAATGGAAACCGAAATGCAAGCGGCAAATCAACGCTTCAATCAGCAAAACATCGAATTTCACAAGCAAGAGAACCGCCTCAACAGCATCCAACAAAACCTGCAATTCAAGCGCAAGCAGTACCAGGATACACAACGTCAACTGGAACAAAACCAGCAAATCCTGCAAAAAGGCGATGGCGAAAGTGTAGAGATTGAAGCCAAATTGGAAGTCATTGAAGGAGGCTTGGGCGCATTGTACGACAAAAAAACGGTGTTGGAAAAAGAGGTCAACGAATCCGAAACGGTGTATTACAAACTACGTGGTCAGGTGAACGAAATGGAAGAAGAAATCCGCACCTTGAACCGCAATCGAAACTTGGTGGAAGAACTCCTAACGAGCATCAAAGACCGCACGAATCAACTCAAAATCCAACTGCTCTCACTCAAAGAACGCCTATCGTTTGCCTTCAAAATAGAACTCAATGACCTACTCGACCAATCTCCTTCGGGCGAATACGAACAAGCGGATTTGACTGCAAAAGTCGACAAACTACAATCTCAATTGGAGCGTTTTGGGGAGGTCAATCCGTTGGCGGTCACAGCGTATAAGGAAATGAAGGAACGTTATGACTTCATCATGGAACAGCGGGCCGATTTGCTGACTGCCAAAGAGTCGCTGATGAAAACCATCCAAGAAATTGAAGTGAAAGCGACCGACAAATTCATGGAGGCTTTTGAGCAAATACGGGAGAATTTTGTGGAAGTGTTTCGTTCTTTGTTTACACCCGACGACCAATGCGACCTCATCTTGCAAGACCCCAACGACCCACTCGAATCTCGCATTGACATTATCGCAAAACCAAAAGGCAAACGCCCTCAAAGCATTGATCAGCTTTCGGGAGGTGAAAAATCGCTGACGGCTTTGGCCCTGATTTTTGGATTGTACCTGTTGAAGCCCGCCCCTTTTTGTGTGTTGGACGAGGTCGATGCGCCTTTAGACGACAACAATTTGGGGAAATATACTCGTTTGATTGAGCGTTTTTCGGTAGATTCGCAGTTCATCATCGTGACGCACCGCAAGCCTACTATGGCGGCAGTTGATGTGGCGTATGGCATTACGATGCAGCAACAGGGGGTTTCGATGGTCGTGCCGTTCAACTTTAGTGAGTGGGAGGCGGAGAAATGA